In Nocardia asteroides, a single genomic region encodes these proteins:
- a CDS encoding alpha/beta fold hydrolase translates to MTLADLRTGPEPVLAEVNGIPVSGLRAVAEAPRAVLVAMHGGATSGGYFDCPGHPELSLFRIAHRLGYTVVAPDRPGYGASAPFADDLIEPERRLDLMFGAVDAFLGDRPRGAGTFLLAHSAGSEQAVRMAVDPRADDLLGLEVSGTGHRPHPDFVRAFEARQRDDRTPGVGALIWTPERLYPPDIRGGAAIGAPGPRMEATALRTWSSQDFPALAARVRVPVRFTTAEYERVWRGDPEALAEVGALFTAAPRVVLNRQPNSGHNISVGHTAAAYHLGVLAFLEECVVAAVTGEFTGPTPQFDGGSAPSGR, encoded by the coding sequence GTGACCCTCGCCGACCTGCGCACCGGCCCCGAACCGGTGCTCGCCGAGGTGAACGGCATCCCGGTCTCCGGGCTGCGCGCCGTGGCCGAGGCCCCGCGCGCGGTGCTGGTGGCGATGCACGGCGGCGCCACCAGCGGCGGCTACTTCGACTGCCCCGGCCACCCGGAGCTCTCGCTGTTCCGGATCGCGCACCGGCTCGGCTACACCGTGGTCGCGCCGGACCGCCCCGGCTACGGGGCCTCCGCCCCCTTCGCCGACGACCTGATCGAGCCGGAGCGCAGGCTCGACCTGATGTTCGGCGCGGTCGACGCCTTTCTCGGCGACCGGCCGCGCGGCGCGGGCACCTTCCTGCTCGCGCACTCCGCGGGCTCCGAGCAGGCGGTGCGGATGGCGGTCGACCCGCGCGCCGACGACCTGCTCGGCCTGGAGGTGTCCGGCACCGGCCACCGCCCGCACCCGGATTTCGTGCGCGCCTTCGAGGCCAGGCAGCGGGACGACCGCACGCCCGGTGTCGGCGCGCTGATCTGGACGCCCGAGCGGCTCTACCCGCCCGACATCAGGGGCGGCGCCGCCATCGGCGCACCCGGCCCGCGGATGGAGGCGACGGCGCTGCGGACCTGGTCGAGCCAGGACTTCCCTGCGCTTGCCGCGCGGGTCCGGGTGCCGGTGCGGTTCACCACCGCCGAGTACGAGCGGGTCTGGCGCGGCGACCCGGAGGCGCTGGCCGAGGTGGGCGCGCTGTTCACCGCGGCCCCGCGCGTGGTACTCAACCGGCAGCCCAACAGCGGGCACAACATCAGCGTGGGCCACACGGCCGCCGCCTACCACCTCGGGGTGCTCGCCTTCCTCGAGGAGTGCGTGGTAGCGGCCGTGACCGGTGAGTTCACCGGTCCCACCCCGCAATTCGACGGCGGTTCCGCGCCGTCGGGAAGGTGA
- a CDS encoding CaiB/BaiF CoA transferase family protein: MSGPLAGIKVLEVAMYGFVPSAGAVLSDWGADVVKVEHAVSGDPQRGLRRVGAFTVEGDPNPNVEHANRGKRSVGIDMSVAEGREVILELAKGADVFLTSFLPSARSKFGIDVDDIRAVNPSIVYARGSALGPRGTESVRGGYDMTAFWCRGGVAATITPPGTDGMIQPPGPAFGDTISGTNLAGGIAAALLKRERTGETSVVDVSLLGSGLWALGHTIALSAHGKQPMVAPKPGTHGAPTNPLSGLYATSDGRFLSFVMLQPGKFWADVARHIDRPELADDPRFADAAAIAENTAAGVAILREAIGARTLAEWTERFATLAGPWAPVQDSQQLLSDGQIRANEYVLPAGELQLVSSPVQFDVAAPELRPGPEFAAQTEEVLLELGFDWDRIIALKTAGAVS, encoded by the coding sequence GTGAGCGGGCCGCTCGCGGGCATCAAGGTGCTCGAGGTCGCCATGTACGGCTTCGTCCCCTCGGCGGGCGCGGTGCTCTCCGACTGGGGCGCCGACGTGGTGAAGGTGGAGCACGCGGTCTCGGGCGACCCGCAGCGCGGGCTGCGCCGGGTCGGCGCCTTCACCGTGGAGGGCGACCCGAACCCCAATGTCGAACACGCCAACCGCGGCAAGCGCAGCGTCGGGATCGACATGTCGGTGGCCGAGGGGCGCGAGGTGATCCTGGAGCTGGCCAAGGGCGCCGACGTCTTCCTGACCAGCTTCCTGCCCTCGGCGCGCAGCAAGTTCGGCATCGACGTGGACGACATCCGCGCGGTGAATCCGTCGATCGTCTACGCCAGGGGCAGCGCGCTCGGCCCGCGCGGCACCGAGTCGGTGCGCGGCGGGTACGACATGACCGCCTTCTGGTGCCGCGGCGGCGTCGCCGCCACCATCACCCCGCCCGGCACCGACGGCATGATCCAGCCGCCCGGCCCCGCCTTCGGCGACACCATCTCCGGCACCAACCTGGCAGGCGGGATCGCGGCCGCGCTGCTCAAGCGCGAGCGCACCGGCGAGACCTCGGTGGTCGACGTCTCGCTGCTCGGCAGCGGGCTCTGGGCGCTCGGCCACACCATCGCGCTCTCGGCGCACGGCAAGCAGCCGATGGTGGCGCCGAAGCCGGGAACGCACGGCGCGCCGACGAACCCGCTCTCCGGGCTCTACGCCACCTCGGACGGCCGGTTCCTCTCCTTCGTCATGCTGCAGCCGGGGAAGTTCTGGGCCGACGTGGCCCGGCACATCGACCGCCCGGAGCTGGCCGACGACCCGCGCTTCGCGGACGCCGCCGCCATCGCGGAGAACACCGCGGCGGGCGTCGCCATCCTGCGCGAGGCGATCGGCGCGCGCACGCTGGCCGAGTGGACCGAGCGCTTCGCCACGCTCGCCGGGCCGTGGGCGCCGGTGCAGGATTCGCAGCAGCTGCTCTCCGACGGGCAGATCCGGGCCAACGAGTACGTGCTGCCCGCGGGCGAGCTGCAGCTGGTCTCCAGCCCGGTGCAGTTCGACGTGGCCGCGCCGGAGCTGCGGCCCGGCCCGGAGTTCGCGGCCCAGACCGAAGAGGTCCTGCTCGAGCTCGGCTTCGACTGGGATCGGATCATCGCGCTGAAGACCGCGGGCGCGGTCTCCTGA
- a CDS encoding NAD(P)-dependent oxidoreductase, whose product MRVGFIGLGSQGGPMARRIVEGGFPTTLWARRAASLEPYADTAARTAESPAALAEVSDLVCLCVVGDADVREVAAGQKGVLAGMAPGSILAIHATVHPDTCRELAELAAPKDITVIDAPVSGGAPAVAEGRLLVMVGGDAEAVERARPVFKTYANPIVHLGELGSGQSAKLLNNLLFTANLATAHGALRLGAELGIDPGRLGEVITHGTANSFALGRVVAAGGSLDQLAAHAGDLLLKDVRLVADLAAKAGVATGIEVGAADATLALMDRQR is encoded by the coding sequence ATGCGCGTCGGATTCATCGGACTCGGCAGCCAGGGCGGGCCCATGGCTCGCCGGATCGTCGAGGGCGGCTTCCCCACCACGCTGTGGGCGCGCCGCGCCGCCTCCCTGGAGCCGTACGCGGACACCGCCGCCCGCACCGCCGAGTCTCCCGCCGCGCTCGCCGAGGTCAGCGACCTGGTGTGTCTCTGCGTGGTCGGCGACGCCGACGTGCGCGAGGTCGCGGCCGGGCAGAAGGGGGTGCTGGCGGGCATGGCGCCCGGCTCGATCCTGGCCATCCACGCCACCGTGCACCCGGACACCTGCCGGGAACTCGCCGAACTGGCCGCACCGAAAGACATCACGGTGATCGACGCCCCGGTCTCCGGCGGCGCGCCCGCGGTGGCCGAGGGGCGGCTGCTGGTCATGGTCGGCGGGGACGCGGAGGCGGTGGAGCGGGCGCGGCCGGTCTTCAAGACCTACGCGAACCCGATCGTGCACCTGGGCGAGCTCGGCTCGGGGCAATCCGCCAAGCTGCTCAACAACCTGCTCTTCACCGCGAACCTGGCCACCGCGCACGGCGCGCTCCGGCTCGGCGCGGAGCTCGGCATCGACCCCGGGCGCCTCGGCGAGGTGATCACGCACGGGACCGCGAACAGCTTCGCGCTCGGGCGGGTCGTCGCCGCGGGCGGTTCGCTGGACCAGCTGGCCGCGCACGCGGGTGACCTGCTGCTCAAGGATGTCAGGCTGGTGGCCGACCTGGCCGCGAAGGCGGGGGTCGCGACCGGGATCGAAGTCGGGGCCGCCGACGCCACGCTGGCGCTCATGGATCGGCAGCGCTGA
- a CDS encoding SDR family NAD(P)-dependent oxidoreductase codes for MRTAVVTGGASGIGLGIAERLRSDGYRVATLDLAPAEDDKLGFKADVTKPEEIAAALETIRAELGPVTVLVNSAGLEGFEKFKNLTFETWKRVVDVNLHGVFHCVQAVLPDMLEQRWGRIVNISSSSTHSGQPFMTHYVAAKSAVNGLTKALALELGPNGITVNAVPPGFIDTPMLRKNEDGGRLGGTVEDHIKRTPVRRIGTPADIAAACAFLISEEAGYITGQILGVNGGRNT; via the coding sequence GTGAGAACCGCTGTGGTCACCGGAGGCGCGTCCGGTATCGGCCTCGGCATCGCGGAGCGGCTGCGGAGCGACGGCTACCGGGTCGCCACCCTCGATCTCGCCCCCGCCGAGGACGACAAGCTCGGCTTCAAGGCCGACGTCACCAAGCCGGAGGAGATCGCCGCCGCGCTGGAGACGATCCGCGCCGAGCTGGGGCCGGTCACCGTGCTGGTGAACTCGGCCGGGCTGGAGGGCTTCGAGAAGTTCAAGAACCTCACCTTCGAAACATGGAAGCGCGTCGTCGATGTGAACCTGCACGGCGTCTTCCACTGCGTGCAGGCGGTGCTGCCGGACATGCTCGAGCAGCGCTGGGGCCGGATCGTCAACATCTCCTCCTCCAGCACGCACTCGGGCCAGCCGTTCATGACGCACTACGTGGCGGCCAAGTCGGCGGTCAACGGGCTCACCAAGGCGCTGGCGCTGGAGCTCGGCCCCAACGGCATCACCGTGAACGCGGTGCCGCCCGGCTTCATCGACACCCCGATGCTGCGCAAGAACGAGGACGGCGGGCGCCTCGGCGGCACCGTCGAGGACCACATCAAGCGAACCCCGGTGCGCCGCATCGGGACCCCGGCGGACATCGCCGCGGCCTGCGCCTTCCTGATCTCCGAGGAGGCCGGCTACATCACCGGCCAGATCCTCGGGGTCAACGGCGGCCGGAACACCTGA
- a CDS encoding ferredoxin — protein sequence MKVQVDQDRCQGHTLCAMIAPQSFELSDIDGHSTPVAEQVPGDQAEQVREAAHSCPERAISVAE from the coding sequence GTGAAGGTCCAGGTCGATCAGGATCGCTGCCAGGGGCACACATTGTGCGCCATGATCGCCCCGCAGTCGTTCGAGCTCAGTGATATCGACGGCCACTCCACCCCGGTGGCCGAGCAGGTCCCCGGGGACCAGGCGGAGCAGGTCCGCGAGGCCGCGCACTCCTGCCCCGAGCGCGCGATCTCCGTCGCGGAATAG
- a CDS encoding mycofactocin-coupled SDR family oxidoreductase — protein MGRVEGKVAFVTGAARGQGRSHAVRLAEEGADIVAIDICHDIDTIGYPMATREDLDETARLVEKTGRRIIAEQADVRDAPRLREVVATAMAEFGRLDIVVAQAGIAGMKGQPQWQAWSDVIDTNLIGVINTIQASLPHLKAGASIIATGSVAALMDIGKVDQPGKDPGGIAYVVAKRGLAQYVHQLALHISVQNIRANVIHPTNCNTPMLQSEPMYRSFRPDLEHPTRADAEPAFGVQQAMPIPYVEPGDISDAVLFLASEEARFITGTQLRVDAGGYLKWYDYHI, from the coding sequence GTGGGACGTGTAGAGGGCAAGGTCGCCTTCGTCACCGGTGCGGCCCGCGGCCAGGGCCGCAGCCACGCCGTCCGGCTGGCGGAGGAGGGCGCCGACATCGTCGCCATCGACATCTGCCACGACATCGACACCATCGGCTACCCGATGGCCACCCGCGAGGACCTGGACGAGACCGCGCGGCTGGTCGAGAAGACCGGCCGCCGGATCATCGCCGAGCAGGCCGATGTGCGCGACGCGCCGCGGCTGCGCGAGGTGGTCGCCACCGCGATGGCCGAGTTCGGCAGGCTGGACATCGTGGTGGCCCAGGCCGGGATCGCCGGGATGAAGGGCCAGCCGCAGTGGCAGGCCTGGTCGGACGTCATCGACACCAACCTGATCGGCGTCATCAACACCATCCAGGCGTCGCTGCCGCACCTGAAGGCGGGCGCCTCGATCATCGCCACCGGCTCGGTGGCGGCGCTGATGGACATCGGCAAGGTGGACCAGCCGGGCAAGGACCCGGGCGGCATCGCCTACGTGGTGGCCAAGCGCGGGCTGGCGCAGTACGTGCACCAGCTGGCGCTGCACATCTCGGTGCAGAACATCCGCGCCAACGTCATCCACCCGACCAACTGCAACACCCCCATGCTGCAGAGCGAGCCCATGTACCGCTCGTTCCGCCCCGATCTGGAGCACCCGACCCGCGCCGACGCCGAGCCAGCCTTCGGCGTCCAGCAGGCCATGCCGATCCCCTACGTCGAACCAGGGGACATCAGCGACGCCGTGCTCTTCCTTGCCTCCGAGGAGGCTCGCTTCATCACCGGTACGCAGCTGCGCGTCGACGCGGGCGGCTACCTGAAGTGGTACGACTACCACATCTGA
- a CDS encoding cytochrome P450 has translation MTTGENTSHRQPRFHFDRFAPEYREKFQDITEEMQGACPLAWTDTYDGHWVAAGNREVFELARCPHVSNDHDPHGVRKGYRGISIPPAPRARGIRGGILEMDEPEHRELRSALNPYLSPAAVKRWIPFVDEVVRAAIDEHIESGRIDFVDELANVVPAVLTLGMLGVPLAKWTIYNEPVHAAVYTPPDSPDYPRVAEMHRALGIDLLTNLAEIKQNPRPGLIHAVAAAQVNGEPLPDMEILGMLSLLIGGGFDTTTALTAHALEWLSENPEQRAELSRERDVLLDSATEEFLRYYTPAPGDGRTVAEDFDAAGASFKEGERLWLSWAMANRDPAVFEDPEQVVLDRKGNRHYSFGLGIHRCIGSNVARTVFKRMLVAVLDRMPDYRVIPEETVHYDTIAVIQGMRHLPATFTPGPRLGPGLAETLEKLQKVVDEQRLAEPVTVHRGAAEI, from the coding sequence ATGACCACCGGCGAGAACACGAGCCACCGGCAGCCTCGATTCCACTTCGACCGGTTCGCACCCGAGTACCGGGAGAAGTTCCAGGACATCACCGAGGAGATGCAGGGCGCGTGCCCGCTCGCCTGGACCGACACCTACGACGGCCACTGGGTGGCGGCGGGCAACCGCGAGGTGTTCGAGCTCGCGCGCTGCCCGCACGTGTCGAACGACCACGATCCGCACGGCGTGCGCAAGGGGTACCGGGGCATCTCCATCCCGCCCGCCCCGCGCGCCCGCGGCATCCGCGGCGGCATCCTGGAGATGGACGAGCCGGAGCACCGCGAGCTGCGCTCCGCGCTCAACCCGTACCTCTCCCCCGCCGCGGTGAAGCGCTGGATCCCGTTCGTGGACGAGGTGGTGCGCGCCGCCATCGACGAGCACATCGAGAGCGGCCGCATCGATTTCGTGGACGAGCTGGCGAATGTGGTGCCCGCCGTGCTCACCCTCGGCATGCTCGGCGTCCCGCTGGCCAAGTGGACCATCTACAACGAGCCGGTGCACGCCGCCGTCTACACCCCGCCGGACTCCCCCGACTATCCGCGGGTCGCGGAGATGCACCGCGCCCTCGGCATCGACCTGCTCACCAACCTGGCCGAGATCAAGCAGAACCCGCGGCCGGGGCTGATCCACGCGGTCGCGGCCGCGCAGGTGAACGGCGAGCCGCTGCCGGACATGGAGATCCTGGGCATGCTCAGCCTGCTCATCGGCGGCGGCTTCGACACCACCACCGCGCTCACCGCGCACGCGCTGGAGTGGCTCTCGGAGAACCCGGAGCAGCGGGCCGAGCTGAGCCGGGAGCGTGACGTGCTGCTGGACTCCGCCACCGAGGAGTTCCTGCGCTACTACACCCCCGCCCCCGGCGACGGCCGCACCGTCGCCGAGGACTTCGACGCGGCGGGCGCCTCCTTCAAGGAGGGCGAGCGGCTGTGGCTCTCCTGGGCCATGGCCAACCGCGACCCGGCCGTCTTCGAGGACCCGGAGCAGGTGGTGCTGGACCGCAAGGGCAACCGGCACTACAGCTTCGGGCTCGGCATCCACCGCTGCATCGGCTCGAACGTGGCGCGCACGGTCTTCAAGCGGATGCTGGTCGCGGTGCTCGACCGGATGCCGGACTACCGGGTCATCCCGGAGGAGACGGTGCACTACGACACCATCGCGGTGATCCAGGGGATGCGGCACCTGCCCGCCACCTTCACCCCCGGCCCCCGGCTCGGCCCCGGGCTGGCGGAGACGCTGGAGAAGTTGCAGAAGGTCGTCGACGAGCAGCGGCTCGCCGAGCCGGTCACCGTGCACCGCGGCGCCGCCGAGATCTGA
- a CDS encoding thiolase C-terminal domain-containing protein — translation MADGTSAETPASGRPLPQLGLDNEFFWKSGADGVLRIQECRSCTALLHPPQPICRYCRGHDLGVRETSGRAVLASWTVNQRFAVPGLTPPYVVATVALEDDPRVRLTTNIVDAEPDDLFLGMRLEVTFQPDADVWLPLFRPAAEQGEPAALPVDEIPPERFGEHVRPMLGTDKFEDRVALTGIGMSRIGRRLMVPALELTVEACERAVADAGLTLDDIDGLASYPGGGNLGGFGEGGITALEAALGIRPTWHNGGIETFGPGGSVIAAMTAVATGMARHVLCFRTVWEATFAELMKAGVITPSGGRTTSWHMPFGSTSAAHTLAQKAQRHFHDYGTSKETLGWIALNQRANAALNPSAVYREPMTMDDYLNARPVTTPFGLYDCDVPCDGAVAVIVSAVEAAHDLPITPVLVEAVGTQIVERIEWDQSTLTHEPQVLGPAAHLWTRTDLRPADVDVAELYDGFTFNCLSWIEALGFCGIGEAGDFLQGGKNIARDGVLPLNTHGGQLSHGRTHGMGLLHEAITQLRGDGGERQVANAKVAVVSSGGLTPGGAILLRTAS, via the coding sequence GTGGCGGACGGCACATCGGCGGAGACGCCTGCTTCGGGGCGGCCGTTGCCGCAGCTGGGGCTCGATAACGAGTTCTTCTGGAAATCCGGCGCGGACGGGGTGCTCCGCATCCAGGAGTGCCGCTCCTGCACCGCTCTGCTGCACCCGCCGCAGCCGATCTGCCGCTACTGCCGCGGCCACGACCTCGGCGTCCGCGAGACCTCGGGGCGGGCGGTGCTGGCGAGCTGGACGGTGAACCAGCGCTTCGCGGTACCGGGGCTGACCCCGCCCTACGTGGTCGCGACGGTCGCGCTCGAGGACGACCCGCGGGTCCGGCTGACGACCAACATCGTCGACGCCGAGCCGGACGACCTCTTCCTCGGCATGCGCCTCGAGGTCACCTTCCAGCCCGACGCCGACGTCTGGCTCCCGCTCTTCCGCCCCGCCGCCGAGCAGGGCGAGCCCGCCGCGCTCCCGGTGGACGAGATCCCGCCGGAGCGCTTCGGCGAGCACGTCCGCCCCATGCTCGGGACCGACAAGTTCGAGGACCGCGTCGCGCTGACCGGCATCGGCATGTCCCGGATCGGCCGCAGGCTCATGGTGCCCGCCCTGGAGCTGACCGTCGAGGCGTGCGAGCGCGCGGTGGCCGACGCCGGGCTCACCCTGGACGACATCGACGGCCTCGCCTCCTACCCCGGCGGCGGCAACCTGGGCGGCTTCGGCGAGGGTGGCATCACCGCCCTGGAGGCCGCGCTCGGCATCCGCCCCACCTGGCACAACGGCGGCATCGAGACCTTCGGCCCCGGTGGCTCGGTGATCGCCGCCATGACCGCGGTGGCGACCGGCATGGCCAGGCACGTGCTCTGCTTCCGCACGGTCTGGGAGGCGACCTTCGCCGAGCTGATGAAGGCGGGCGTGATCACCCCGTCCGGCGGCCGCACCACCAGCTGGCACATGCCGTTCGGTTCGACTTCCGCCGCGCACACGCTCGCGCAGAAGGCACAGCGGCACTTCCACGACTACGGCACCTCGAAGGAGACGCTCGGCTGGATCGCGCTGAACCAGCGCGCCAATGCCGCGCTGAACCCGAGCGCGGTCTACCGCGAGCCGATGACCATGGACGACTACCTCAACGCCAGGCCGGTCACCACCCCGTTCGGGCTCTACGACTGCGACGTCCCGTGCGACGGCGCGGTCGCGGTGATCGTCTCCGCGGTCGAGGCCGCGCACGACCTGCCGATCACGCCGGTGCTGGTGGAGGCGGTCGGTACCCAGATCGTCGAGCGGATCGAGTGGGACCAGAGCACGCTCACCCACGAGCCGCAGGTGCTCGGCCCGGCCGCGCACCTCTGGACCCGCACCGACCTGCGCCCGGCCGATGTCGACGTGGCCGAGCTCTACGACGGCTTCACCTTCAACTGCCTCTCCTGGATCGAGGCGCTCGGCTTCTGCGGCATCGGCGAGGCGGGCGACTTCCTACAGGGCGGCAAGAACATCGCGCGCGACGGCGTGCTGCCGCTGAACACGCACGGCGGCCAGCTCTCGCACGGCCGCACGCACGGCATGGGGCTGCTGCACGAGGCGATCACCCAGCTGCGCGGCGACGGCGGCGAGCGGCAGGTCGCGAATGCGAAGGTCGCGGTGGTCTCCAGCGGCGGGCTCACCCCCGGCGGCGCGATCCTGCTGCGGACCGCGTCGTGA
- a CDS encoding DoxX family protein produces the protein MVETDIALLLLRVVVGGTMIAHGVNHWIGGGKIAGTGRWFESLGLRNGPLQAWASVVTEIGAGVLLIAGLLTPFAAAAVVGVTLVAGLLAHRKNGFFVFKDGYEYVLVLAATVIALGLLGPGRISLDHAFDIEITGWAGGGIALGLGVLATLGLLATFYRPTTSEEAH, from the coding sequence ATGGTCGAGACCGATATCGCGCTGCTGCTGCTGCGCGTGGTCGTGGGCGGCACCATGATCGCGCACGGCGTGAACCACTGGATCGGCGGCGGCAAGATCGCGGGCACCGGGCGCTGGTTCGAGAGCCTCGGGCTGCGCAACGGCCCGCTGCAGGCGTGGGCCAGCGTCGTCACCGAGATCGGCGCCGGCGTGCTGCTGATCGCCGGGTTGCTCACCCCGTTCGCCGCGGCCGCCGTGGTCGGCGTGACGCTGGTGGCCGGGTTGCTCGCGCACCGGAAGAACGGCTTCTTCGTCTTCAAGGACGGCTACGAGTACGTGCTCGTGCTCGCCGCCACCGTGATCGCGCTCGGGCTGCTCGGGCCGGGGCGGATCTCGCTCGACCACGCCTTCGACATCGAGATCACCGGCTGGGCGGGCGGCGGAATCGCGCTCGGGCTCGGGGTGCTCGCCACGCTCGGCCTGCTCGCTACCTTCTACCGGCCCACTACTTCGGAGGAGGCGCACTGA
- a CDS encoding aldehyde dehydrogenase family protein, giving the protein MSTQEQAVAVARRLLIDGQLVETGRTLASLDPATGEIYGYAPEAGVAEVDAAVAAARRAFDETDWATNAEFRAHCLDQLHTALRANLEELRALTIAEVGATKALTHANQLETPIEIVRYYADLLKTYDFTEDLGNVEVRGQQHHRWVEKEAAGVVAAIAAYNYPHQLAFAKLAPSLAAGCTVVLKGAPDTPLATLAIGEIIANHTDIPAGVVNVLASSDVEVGKRMTTHPDVDVVTFTGSTPVGRQIMAAASGTLKKVFLELGGKSAAIVLDDADFSLAAMFASFSIVTHAGQGCALTTRLLVPRKDHDRMAELVAGNFAHVKHGDPNDPATYMGPLISEQQREKVDGLVKRAVEAGATLVTGGEKLNPGFFYAPTLLANVDPDSEIAQEEVFGPVLALIPYDDDDDAVRIANNSIYGLSGAVFGADSERAKAIARRIRTGTFSINGGNYFAPDAPFGGYKQSGIGREMGRVGLEEFLQLKTLAEVLP; this is encoded by the coding sequence ATGTCAACGCAGGAACAGGCGGTCGCAGTGGCGCGCCGGCTGCTGATCGATGGGCAGCTGGTCGAGACCGGGCGGACACTCGCCTCGCTCGACCCGGCCACCGGCGAGATCTACGGCTACGCCCCGGAGGCCGGGGTGGCCGAGGTGGACGCGGCGGTCGCCGCCGCGCGGCGCGCCTTCGACGAGACCGATTGGGCCACGAACGCGGAGTTCCGGGCGCACTGCCTCGACCAGCTGCACACGGCGCTGCGCGCGAATCTCGAGGAGCTGCGCGCGCTGACCATCGCCGAGGTGGGCGCCACCAAGGCGCTCACGCACGCGAACCAGCTGGAGACGCCGATCGAGATCGTCCGCTACTACGCGGACCTGTTGAAGACCTACGACTTCACCGAGGATCTCGGCAATGTCGAGGTCCGCGGCCAGCAGCACCACCGCTGGGTGGAGAAGGAGGCGGCGGGCGTCGTCGCCGCCATCGCCGCCTACAACTACCCGCACCAGCTGGCCTTCGCCAAGCTCGCGCCGTCGCTCGCCGCGGGCTGCACCGTCGTGCTCAAGGGCGCGCCGGACACCCCGCTGGCCACCCTCGCGATCGGCGAGATCATCGCGAACCACACCGACATCCCGGCGGGCGTGGTGAACGTCCTCGCCTCCTCCGACGTCGAGGTCGGCAAGCGGATGACCACGCACCCGGACGTGGACGTGGTCACCTTCACCGGCTCCACCCCGGTCGGGCGGCAGATCATGGCCGCGGCCAGCGGCACGCTCAAGAAGGTGTTCCTGGAGCTCGGCGGCAAGTCCGCCGCGATCGTGCTGGACGACGCGGACTTCTCGCTCGCCGCCATGTTCGCCTCGTTCAGCATCGTGACGCACGCGGGCCAGGGCTGCGCGCTCACCACCAGGCTGCTGGTCCCGCGCAAGGACCACGACCGGATGGCGGAGCTGGTGGCCGGGAACTTCGCGCACGTCAAGCACGGCGACCCGAACGACCCGGCCACCTACATGGGCCCGCTGATCAGCGAGCAGCAGCGGGAGAAGGTGGACGGGCTGGTCAAGCGCGCGGTCGAGGCGGGCGCCACCCTGGTGACCGGCGGCGAGAAGCTGAACCCCGGCTTCTTCTACGCGCCGACGCTGCTGGCGAACGTCGACCCGGACAGCGAGATCGCGCAGGAGGAGGTCTTCGGCCCGGTCCTGGCGCTCATCCCGTACGACGATGACGACGACGCCGTCCGGATCGCCAACAACTCCATCTACGGCCTCTCCGGCGCGGTCTTCGGCGCCGACTCCGAGCGGGCCAAGGCGATCGCGCGGCGGATCCGCACCGGCACCTTCAGCATCAACGGCGGCAACTACTTCGCCCCGGACGCGCCGTTCGGCGGGTACAAGCAGTCCGGCATCGGCCGCGAGATGGGCCGGGTCGGGCTGGAGGAGTTCCTGCAGCTCAAGACCCTCGCCGAGGTGCTCCCGTGA